A genomic region of Sander vitreus isolate 19-12246 chromosome 11, sanVit1, whole genome shotgun sequence contains the following coding sequences:
- the LOC144525976 gene encoding ras-related protein Rab-17-like: protein MGEKLPMVPGGAQRRRETLSRPVQTLRVKMVLLGSSGVGKSSLALRFGKDEFKTTSPTVGCAYLTRVVHLSDVTLRFEIWDTAGQEKYHSVTPLYYRGAHAALLVYDISKRETFIRAQVWLKELEKQYIPGSTVIWLVGNKGDLAQNRQVSVQEGQSLANDRGLFFTETSALSGDQICQLLLAVAHRVYECIGAQQGGLSEWKETAHVDLHRGETFNPFVSCCKVGP, encoded by the exons ATGGGGGAAAAGCTCCCCATGGTGCCAGGAGGAGCTCAGCGCCGCAGGGAGACTTTGAGTAGACCTGTGCAGACGCTCAGGGTTAAGATGGTACTTCTGGGAAGCTCTGGCGTGGGGAAGTCCAGCCTGGCACTGCGATTTGGCAAAGATGAGTTCAAGACTACATCACCTACTGTAGGCT GTGCCTACCTGACCCGAGTGGTGCATCTGAGTGACGTCACTCTTCGCTTTGAGATATGGGACACGGCAGGGCAGGAAAAATACCACAGTGTCACCCCACTTTACTACAGAGGAGCCCACGCTGCACTCCTGGTCTACGATATCAGCAAAAGG GAAACCTTCATCAGAGCTCAAGTGTGGCTCAAAGAGCTTGAGAAACAGTACATACCAGGATCTACGGTCATATGGCTGGTAGGCAACAAGGGAGATCTGGCACAGAATCGACAAGTCTCAGTGcag GAAGGACAGAGTCTGGCCAATGACAGGGGCTTATTTTTTACAGAGACATCAGCCCTGTCAGGGGATCAAATCTGCCAGCTGCTGCTCGCTGTAG CCCACAGAGTGTACGAGTGTATTGGAGCGCAGCAGGGTGGGCTGTCAGAGTGGAAGGAGACGGCACATGTGGATCTGCATCGTGGAGAAACGTTCAATCCTTTTGTATCCTGCTGCAAAGTTGGACCCTAA